In Helianthus annuus cultivar XRQ/B chromosome 8, HanXRQr2.0-SUNRISE, whole genome shotgun sequence, a single genomic region encodes these proteins:
- the LOC110913680 gene encoding uncharacterized protein LOC110913680 has product MNCLSINLRGVRNQRKSEWIRGLRTSYGCHFLAIQETKLQDSESFVFNQFWARSEFKLAVVNSQGRFGGLACLWSPTVFRCDNLIKNRYYIVMFGFLVQTGCNINIINVYAPNDAVCRRGVWAEILGIRNSLQGIWLLMGDFNDVRNSEERMNSEFIEANAEAFNQFILSAGLIEYNMGGGNFTYMSDNGKKLSKLDRFLVCLGFMERWPNASVLALDRDVSDHRPIVLSTSQSDYGHIPFRFFNSWFEYPGFLSYVLQKCGSFQFDGPADLAIAIKLRWLKDNIKAWLKAEKQRKESEYNIKKRRMTDIEKIAEVRQLSDDELSERAGCRNFIADFDRLKHLDLR; this is encoded by the coding sequence CATCAATCTTAGAGGTGTTCGGAATCAGCGGAAATCGGAGTGGATAAGGGGATTGAGAACGAGTTACGGGTGCCATTTTTTAGCTATACAAGAGACTAAGTTACAAGACTCAGAATCATTTGTTTTTAATCAGTTTTGGGCAAGATCAGAATTCAAGCTGGCCGTCGTTAATTCTCAGGGCAGGTTTGGTGGTCTGGCTTGTCTGTGGAGTCCTACAGTATTCAGGTGCGATAATCTCATTAAGAATAGATATTATATTGTTATGTTCGGTTTCCTTGTCCAGACCGGGTGTAATATAAACATAATTAATGTATATGCCCCGAATGATGCTGTATGTCGTCGTGGGGTGTGGGCAGAAATACTGGGTATTCGGAATTCCTTGCAAGGAATTTGGTTATTAATGGGTGATTTCAATGATGTACGGAATAGTGAGGAACGTATGAACTCCGAGTTTATTGAAGCTAATGCGGAGGCTTTTAACCAATTTATACTGTCAGCTGGGTTGATAGAATATAATATGGGGGGAGGTAACTTCACGTACATGTCGGATAATGGAAAAAAATTAAGTAAGCTGGATCGGTTCTTGGTTTGTTTGGGTTTCATGGAAAGGTGGCCTAATGCAAGTGTTCTGGCCTTGGACAGAGATGTGTCTGATCACAGGCCTATTGTTCTCTCGACGAGTCAATCGGATTATGGGCATATCCCATTCAGATTCTTCAATTCTTGGTTTGAATATCCTGGTTTCCTGAGCTATGTTTTACAGAAATGCGGTTCGTTCCAATTTGATGGCCCAGCTGATCTTGCTATTGCCATTAAACTTAGATGGTTGAAGGACAACATTAAGGCCTGGTTGAAAGCGGAGAAACAGAGGAAAGAAAGTGAGTACAACATAAAAAAACGACGGATGACTGATATTGAAAAAATAGCAGAAGTGAGACAGTTATCTGATGATGAGTTATCGGAAAGAGCAGGGTGCAGGAATTTTATTGCAGATTTTGACAGATTAAAGCATCTAGATCTTCGTTAG